One region of Streptomyces sp. CG4 genomic DNA includes:
- the galE gene encoding UDP-glucose 4-epimerase GalE — protein sequence MTWLITGGAGYIGAHVARAMAGAGESVVALDDLSAAVPERLPADVPLVPGSTLDGELLARVFKEYGVTGVVHLAARKQVAESVAEPTRYYRENVGGLGTLLDAVAGAGIQRLLFSSSAAVYGNPDVDLITEDTPCAPVNPYGETKLAGEWLVRAAGRAHGISTVCLRYFNVAGAAAPELADTGVFNIVPMVFDRLTRGEAPRIFGADYPTPDGTCVRDYIHVADLAEAHLAAARRLADGDLSGDLTLNIGRGEGVSVRELITLIGEVTGDRQEPVVEGRRPGDAPRAVASAKRAAEQLGWRARRGVREMVESAWQGWQLHHGR from the coding sequence ATGACGTGGTTGATCACCGGCGGAGCCGGATACATCGGGGCGCATGTGGCACGGGCCATGGCCGGCGCCGGGGAGAGCGTCGTGGCGCTGGACGACCTGTCGGCGGCGGTGCCCGAGCGGCTCCCGGCGGACGTCCCGCTCGTCCCGGGTTCGACGCTGGACGGCGAACTGCTCGCGCGGGTCTTCAAGGAGTACGGCGTCACGGGCGTCGTCCACCTCGCGGCGCGCAAGCAGGTCGCCGAGTCGGTGGCCGAGCCCACCCGCTACTACCGGGAGAACGTGGGCGGCCTCGGCACGCTGCTGGACGCGGTGGCCGGCGCCGGTATCCAACGGCTGCTGTTCTCCTCGTCGGCGGCGGTGTACGGCAACCCCGACGTGGACCTGATCACCGAGGACACCCCGTGCGCGCCGGTGAACCCCTACGGCGAGACCAAGCTCGCCGGGGAGTGGCTGGTACGGGCGGCCGGGCGGGCACACGGGATCTCCACCGTGTGCCTGCGTTATTTCAATGTGGCCGGCGCGGCGGCGCCGGAGCTGGCGGACACCGGCGTGTTCAACATCGTGCCGATGGTCTTCGACCGGCTCACCCGCGGCGAGGCTCCGCGGATCTTCGGTGCCGACTATCCGACGCCGGACGGCACCTGCGTCCGGGACTACATCCACGTGGCCGACCTCGCCGAGGCTCATCTCGCGGCGGCACGCCGGCTCGCCGACGGGGACCTGTCCGGCGATCTGACGCTGAACATCGGCCGGGGCGAGGGTGTCTCGGTGCGCGAGCTGATCACGCTCATCGGGGAGGTCACCGGGGACCGGCAGGAGCCGGTGGTGGAGGGGCGCCGGCCCGGAGACGCGCCGCGCGCGGTCGCCTCGGCCAAGCGGGCCGCCGAGCAACTGGGCTGGCGGGCCCGGCGCGGGGTGCGCGAGATGGTGGAGTCGGCCTGGCAGGGGTGGCAGCTGCACCACGGCCGCTGA
- a CDS encoding cation diffusion facilitator family transporter, which yields MGAGHDHGHAHSHAPATGTAAAAYRGRLRIALGITVTIMVVEIVGGLLADSLALIADAAHMATDAVGLGMALLAIHFANRPPSANRTFGYARAEILAALANCLLLLGVGGYVLYEAAQRFVTPADTRGGLMMVFGLIGLVANSVSLTLLMRGQKESLNVRGAFLEVAADALGSGAVLVSGAVVLTTGWQAADPVASIVIGLMIVPRTLKLLRETLDVLLEAAPKNVDMDEVRAHILALDGVEDVHDLHAWTITSGMPVLSAHVVVGSDALSAIGHEKLLHELQGCLGDHFDVEHCTFQLEPGGHAEHEARLCH from the coding sequence ATGGGGGCAGGGCACGACCACGGGCATGCGCACAGCCACGCGCCGGCCACGGGTACGGCCGCGGCCGCGTACCGGGGCCGGTTGCGGATCGCGTTGGGCATCACCGTCACGATCATGGTGGTGGAGATCGTCGGCGGTCTGCTCGCGGACTCGCTCGCGCTGATCGCGGACGCGGCGCACATGGCGACCGACGCAGTGGGCCTCGGCATGGCCCTGCTCGCGATCCACTTCGCCAACCGCCCGCCGAGCGCCAACCGCACCTTCGGCTACGCCCGCGCCGAGATCCTCGCCGCCCTGGCCAACTGTCTGCTGCTGCTCGGGGTCGGCGGCTACGTCCTGTACGAGGCGGCCCAGCGGTTCGTGACGCCCGCGGACACCCGCGGCGGCCTGATGATGGTGTTCGGCCTGATCGGCCTGGTCGCGAACTCGGTCTCGCTGACCCTGCTGATGCGCGGGCAGAAGGAGAGCCTGAACGTGCGCGGCGCCTTCCTGGAGGTGGCCGCGGACGCGCTGGGCTCGGGGGCCGTACTGGTCTCGGGGGCGGTGGTCCTCACCACCGGCTGGCAGGCCGCCGACCCGGTCGCCTCGATCGTCATCGGCCTGATGATCGTGCCCAGGACGCTGAAGCTGCTGCGCGAGACGCTGGACGTGCTGCTGGAGGCGGCCCCGAAGAACGTCGACATGGACGAGGTGCGGGCGCACATCCTGGCGCTGGACGGCGTGGAGGACGTGCACGACCTGCACGCCTGGACGATCACCTCCGGCATGCCCGTGCTGTCGGCGCATGTGGTGGTCGGCTCGGACGCCCTCAGCGCCATCGGACACGAGAAGCTGCTGCACGAGCTGCAGGGCTGCCTCGGTGATCACTTCGACGTGGAGCACTGCACCTTCCAGCTGGAGCCGGGCGGACACGCGGAGCACGAGGCCCGGCTGTGCCACTGA
- the idi gene encoding isopentenyl-diphosphate Delta-isomerase, with protein sequence MPITPATATHSSSNGTEEAILLELVDENGVTIGTAEKLAAHQPPGQLHRAFSVFLFDEQGRLLLQQRALGKYHSPGVWSNTCCGHPYPGESPFAAAARRTFEELGVSPSLLAEAGRVRYNHPDPTSGLVEQEYNHLFVGLVQAPLAPDPEEVGGTAFVTAAELTERHERDPFSAWFMTVLDAARPAIRELTGPSAGW encoded by the coding sequence ATGCCGATCACACCTGCCACCGCGACGCACAGCTCGTCGAATGGCACCGAAGAGGCGATTCTGCTGGAACTGGTCGACGAGAACGGTGTCACGATCGGTACGGCGGAGAAGCTCGCCGCCCATCAGCCGCCCGGACAGCTGCATCGCGCGTTCTCGGTGTTCCTCTTCGACGAACAGGGCCGGTTGCTGCTCCAGCAGCGGGCGCTCGGCAAGTACCACTCCCCCGGTGTGTGGTCCAACACCTGCTGCGGCCACCCCTACCCCGGTGAGTCTCCCTTCGCCGCCGCGGCCCGGCGCACGTTCGAGGAGCTGGGCGTCTCCCCGTCGCTGCTGGCGGAGGCGGGCAGGGTGCGCTACAACCACCCGGACCCGACCTCGGGCCTGGTCGAGCAGGAGTACAACCACCTCTTCGTCGGCCTGGTACAGGCGCCGCTCGCACCGGACCCGGAGGAGGTCGGCGGGACCGCCTTCGTGACGGCGGCCGAACTGACGGAACGGCACGAGCGCGACCCGTTCTCGGCGTGGTTCATGACCGTCCTGGACGCGGCCCGCCCGGCGATCAGGGAACTGACGGGCCCGTCCGCGGGCTGGTGA
- a CDS encoding ATP-binding protein yields the protein MDNHGRGDDPRPVGGAERPPDPLPYEGVWRFTAAAVDASVPQARHAVRDLLLRQGVPVSDELEYGLLLIVSELVTNAVRHAALLSPTLAVEVAVGAEWVRVSVEDNHPYRPTALEADHGQTGGRGLLLVREVAREAGGTVDVEHTAGGGKVIWAALPLKPVTLP from the coding sequence ATGGACAACCACGGGCGCGGGGACGACCCGCGCCCAGTGGGCGGCGCCGAGCGGCCGCCCGATCCACTGCCGTACGAGGGCGTCTGGCGCTTCACCGCCGCCGCGGTGGACGCCTCGGTCCCGCAGGCCCGGCACGCTGTCCGGGACCTGCTGCTGCGCCAGGGCGTGCCGGTCTCCGACGAGCTGGAGTACGGCCTGCTGCTGATCGTCTCCGAGCTGGTCACCAACGCGGTCCGGCACGCGGCGCTGCTGTCGCCGACGCTGGCCGTGGAGGTCGCCGTCGGAGCCGAGTGGGTGCGGGTGTCCGTGGAGGACAACCATCCCTACCGCCCGACCGCCCTGGAGGCCGATCACGGCCAGACCGGCGGCCGGGGCCTGCTCCTGGTCCGCGAGGTGGCGCGGGAGGCGGGCGGAACCGTCGATGTGGAGCACACCGCGGGCGGCGGCAAGGTGATCTGGGCCGCCCTGCCGCTCAAGCCGGTGACACTGCCGTAG
- a CDS encoding DUF308 domain-containing protein: MVKAGKRKDRASALHRGFSVLAVLGVILVLAGLVGLFYTAIATLTSMLLFGWLLLIGGIVGLLHAIQARGTSFFWLGVVVAALNIAAGVVVIRLPHAAAAALTMFAALLFLSAGLFRLVGSLVVRGAQFGWTLLLGAFDLLLGILVLGHWPSSSQYVIGAFFSLALLFDGLGLVATGYGGRRIVGLVSEQGPSGPIPPD, translated from the coding sequence ATGGTCAAGGCCGGCAAGCGCAAGGACAGGGCGTCGGCGCTGCACCGGGGATTCAGCGTGCTCGCCGTGCTCGGTGTGATCCTCGTACTCGCCGGGCTCGTCGGACTCTTCTACACCGCGATCGCCACGCTCACCTCGATGCTGTTGTTCGGCTGGCTGCTGCTGATCGGCGGGATCGTCGGCCTGCTGCACGCGATCCAGGCCCGCGGCACCAGCTTCTTCTGGCTCGGCGTCGTCGTCGCAGCCCTCAACATCGCGGCCGGCGTCGTCGTCATCCGGCTGCCGCATGCGGCGGCCGCCGCCCTCACCATGTTCGCCGCGCTGCTGTTTCTCTCCGCGGGCCTCTTCCGGCTGGTCGGCAGCCTGGTCGTGCGCGGCGCGCAGTTCGGCTGGACGCTGCTGCTCGGCGCCTTCGACCTGCTGCTGGGGATCCTGGTCCTCGGCCACTGGCCGAGCAGCAGCCAGTACGTCATCGGGGCCTTCTTCTCGCTCGCCCTGCTCTTCGACGGCCTCGGTCTCGTGGCGACCGGCTACGGCGGGCGGCGTATCGTCGGGCTCGTCTCCGAGCAGGGGCCGTCCGGGCCCATACCACCTGACTAG